The following are from one region of the Streptomyces tuirus genome:
- a CDS encoding TrmH family RNA methyltransferase yields the protein MTDPVTVWHRLAGDTVLLDGFHALKHALRFGAEVPVAVTADRAAALALADELAPDVRDALAGLLTEVPHATYASLVPRPHPTAVAALAVRPPRASHLEKLARVPRTAPVVVLDHPRNLGNAGAVIRLAAGFGATGVVTTGTMDPWHPTVVRGGAGLHYATTVERLAVEELPPGPLFALDPEGDDIRGVKLPDDAVLAFGSERTGLSGELRARADHLLSLPMRPQVSSYNLATSVAMTLYHWSFGAPC from the coding sequence ATGACCGACCCCGTGACCGTCTGGCACCGGCTCGCCGGCGACACCGTCCTGCTCGACGGGTTCCACGCGCTCAAGCACGCGCTGCGCTTCGGCGCCGAGGTGCCGGTGGCGGTCACCGCCGACCGGGCGGCCGCCCTCGCCCTCGCCGACGAGCTGGCCCCGGACGTACGGGACGCGCTGGCCGGGCTGCTGACGGAGGTGCCGCACGCGACGTACGCGTCGTTGGTGCCGCGTCCGCACCCCACGGCCGTGGCCGCCCTGGCCGTACGGCCGCCCCGGGCCTCCCACCTGGAGAAGCTGGCGCGTGTGCCCCGCACGGCCCCGGTCGTGGTCCTCGACCACCCGCGCAATCTGGGCAACGCGGGTGCGGTGATCCGCCTGGCCGCCGGTTTCGGGGCGACCGGTGTGGTGACGACCGGGACGATGGACCCCTGGCACCCGACGGTCGTGCGGGGCGGGGCGGGGCTGCACTACGCGACGACGGTGGAGCGGCTGGCCGTCGAGGAGCTGCCGCCGGGCCCGCTGTTCGCCCTGGACCCGGAGGGCGACGACATCCGGGGCGTCAAGCTCCCGGACGACGCCGTCCTCGCCTTCGGCTCCGAGCGCACCGGCCTGTCGGGCGAACTGCGCGCCCGGGCCGACCACCTGCTGTCCCTGCCGATGCGCCCCCAGGTCAGCAGCTACAACCTGGCGACGAGCGTGGCGATGACGCTCTACCACTGGAGTTTCGGGGCGCCCTGTTAG
- a CDS encoding TetR/AcrR family transcriptional regulator, with product MTTAKRDTYTPDTLLSVAVQVFNERGYDGTSMEHLSKAAGISKSSIYHHVAGKEELLRRAVSRALDGLFGILDEEHARVGRASVRLEYVVRRMVEVLIAELPYVTLLLRVRGNTDTERWALERRRDFDHRVADLLKAASADGDVRADIEVRLVTRLVFGMINSIVEWYRPDGRGMNEREVADAVVQVAFGGLRRAS from the coding sequence ATGACCACCGCCAAGCGCGACACCTACACCCCGGACACGCTGCTGTCCGTCGCCGTCCAGGTGTTCAACGAGCGTGGCTACGACGGCACCTCCATGGAGCACCTGTCGAAGGCGGCCGGCATCTCCAAGTCGTCGATCTACCACCACGTCGCCGGCAAGGAGGAGCTGCTGCGCCGGGCCGTGAGCCGGGCCCTGGACGGCCTCTTCGGGATCCTCGACGAGGAGCACGCGCGCGTGGGGCGCGCCTCGGTCCGCCTGGAGTACGTCGTGCGGCGCATGGTCGAGGTGCTCATCGCCGAGCTGCCCTACGTGACGCTGCTGCTGCGCGTGCGCGGCAACACCGACACCGAGCGGTGGGCCCTGGAGCGGCGCCGCGACTTCGACCACCGGGTCGCCGACCTGCTCAAGGCGGCCTCGGCGGACGGGGACGTGCGTGCCGACATAGAGGTGCGGCTGGTGACCCGGCTGGTCTTCGGCATGATCAACTCGATCGTCGAGTGGTACCGGCCGGACGGCCGCGGGATGAACGAGCGCGAGGTGGCCGACGCGGTGGTGCAGGTGGCCTTCGGGGGGCTGCGCAGGGCCTCCTGA
- a CDS encoding acyl-CoA dehydrogenase family protein, with protein sequence MDFTFSEEQQAAAEAAKGVFAGVAPDAVPSPAMTPGAVAGTCDRALWARLADADLLSLLLDARYGGSGLDAVALCLVLRESTKVLARVPLLESCAAAAAVQAHGGEEAKAGLLARAGRGEIVLTVAAHGRTGHDPAEQAVTARQDGGTWVLDGVQTAVPWAYDADVTLVPAHTGTGRTVLALVPRGHEGAVLAEQFSTSGERLGELRLESARLPARDVIDTDGAWEWLRNLLATGTCALALGLGERVLRMTGEYTGKREQFGFPIATFQAVAVQAADRYIDLRAMEATLWQAAWRISSGAPGPLPAAGDVAVAKMWAAEGVRRVVQTAQHLHGGFGADVDYSLHRYHAWAKHLELSLGPAAAHEEALGDLLAAHPLA encoded by the coding sequence GTGGACTTCACCTTCAGCGAGGAGCAGCAGGCGGCGGCCGAGGCGGCGAAGGGCGTGTTCGCCGGCGTCGCCCCCGACGCCGTGCCCAGCCCGGCCATGACCCCGGGCGCCGTCGCCGGGACCTGCGACCGCGCCCTGTGGGCCAGGCTCGCCGACGCGGACCTGCTGAGCCTGCTGCTCGACGCCCGGTACGGCGGGTCCGGTCTGGACGCCGTCGCGCTCTGCCTGGTGCTGCGGGAGTCGACGAAGGTCCTGGCCCGGGTGCCCCTGCTGGAGAGCTGCGCGGCAGCGGCGGCCGTCCAGGCCCACGGCGGCGAAGAGGCGAAGGCGGGCCTGCTCGCCCGGGCCGGCCGGGGCGAGATCGTCCTGACCGTCGCCGCGCACGGCCGCACCGGCCACGACCCGGCCGAGCAGGCCGTGACCGCCCGGCAGGACGGCGGCACCTGGGTCCTGGACGGTGTGCAGACGGCCGTGCCCTGGGCCTACGACGCCGACGTCACGCTCGTCCCCGCGCACACCGGGACCGGCCGTACCGTGCTCGCCCTGGTGCCGCGCGGGCACGAGGGCGCCGTCCTCGCGGAGCAGTTCTCCACCAGCGGCGAGCGTCTCGGGGAGCTGCGGCTGGAGTCGGCACGGCTGCCCGCCCGGGACGTCATCGACACCGACGGGGCGTGGGAGTGGCTGCGGAACCTGCTGGCCACCGGGACATGTGCGCTGGCGCTCGGGCTCGGGGAGCGGGTGCTGCGAATGACCGGGGAGTACACGGGCAAGCGGGAGCAGTTCGGGTTCCCGATCGCGACCTTCCAGGCCGTGGCCGTGCAGGCCGCCGACCGCTACATCGACCTGCGCGCGATGGAGGCCACGCTGTGGCAGGCCGCGTGGCGGATCTCCTCCGGAGCACCGGGCCCGCTGCCCGCCGCCGGGGACGTGGCCGTTGCCAAGATGTGGGCGGCGGAGGGCGTACGCCGGGTCGTGCAGACCGCGCAGCACCTGCACGGCGGGTTCGGCGCCGACGTCGACTATTCCCTGCACCGCTACCACGCCTGGGCCAAGCACCTGGAACTGTCGCTCGGCCCGGCCGCGGCCCACGAAGAGGCCCTGGGCGACCTGCTGGCGGCCCACCCACTGGCCTGA
- a CDS encoding alpha-ketoacid dehydrogenase subunit beta — translation MSTVAVKPATMAQAFTRALRDAMAADPAVHVMGEDVGTLGGVFRVTDGLAEEFGEDRCTDTPLAEAGILGTAVGMAMYGLRPVVEMQFDAFAYPAFEQLISHVARTRNRTRGRMPLPITIRVPYGGGIGGVEHHSDSSEAYYMATPGLHVVTPATVADAYGLLRAAIASDDPVVVLEPKRLYWSKDSWNPEEPTPVEPIGRAVVRRPGRSATLITYGPSVPVCMEAAEAARAEGWDLEVVDLRSLVPFDDETVCASVRRTGRAVVVHESGSFGGPGGEIASRVTERCFHHLEAPVLRVAGFDVPYPPPMLERHHLPGVDRILDAVGRLQWEAES, via the coding sequence ATGAGCACCGTCGCCGTCAAGCCGGCCACCATGGCGCAGGCCTTCACGCGCGCGCTGCGCGACGCCATGGCCGCCGACCCCGCCGTGCACGTCATGGGCGAGGACGTCGGCACCCTCGGCGGCGTCTTCCGCGTCACCGACGGCCTCGCCGAGGAGTTCGGCGAGGACCGCTGCACCGACACCCCGCTCGCCGAGGCGGGCATCCTCGGCACCGCCGTCGGCATGGCGATGTACGGCCTGCGCCCGGTCGTGGAGATGCAGTTCGACGCGTTCGCCTACCCGGCGTTCGAGCAGCTCATCTCGCACGTGGCCCGCACCCGCAACCGCACCCGCGGCAGGATGCCCCTGCCGATCACCATCCGCGTCCCCTACGGCGGCGGCATCGGCGGCGTCGAGCACCACAGCGACTCCTCCGAGGCGTACTACATGGCGACTCCGGGGCTCCATGTCGTCACGCCCGCCACGGTCGCCGACGCCTACGGGCTGCTGCGCGCCGCCATCGCCTCCGACGACCCGGTCGTCGTCCTGGAGCCGAAGCGGCTGTACTGGTCGAAGGACTCCTGGAACCCCGAGGAGCCGACGCCCGTTGAGCCGATAGGCCGCGCGGTGGTGCGGCGCCCCGGCCGGAGCGCCACGCTCATCACGTACGGGCCGTCCGTACCCGTCTGCATGGAGGCGGCCGAGGCGGCCCGGGCCGAGGGCTGGGACCTCGAAGTCGTCGACCTGCGCTCCCTGGTGCCGTTCGACGACGAGACGGTGTGCGCCTCGGTGCGGCGGACCGGACGCGCGGTCGTCGTCCACGAGTCGGGTTCCTTCGGGGGCCCGGGCGGGGAGATCGCGTCCCGGGTCACGGAGCGCTGCTTCCACCACCTGGAGGCGCCGGTGCTGCGTGTGGCCGGGTTCGACGTCCCGTATCCGCCGCCGATGCTGGAGCGCCACCACCTGCCCGGTGTGGACCGGATCCTGGACGCCGTGGGGCGCCTGCAGTGGGAGGCCGAGAGCTG
- a CDS encoding Lrp/AsnC family transcriptional regulator, whose product MAESQDDSGVLPPPRPLDAIDQDILRMLQADGRASIRSVADRVHVSRANAYARINRLVEDGVIRGFGARVNHERAGQGTSAYITLKIVQNSWRTVREELRQLPGASHIALVGGDFDVLLLVHVSDNRALRELVLTRLQAIPQVLSTRTLLVFEEEDLEPQG is encoded by the coding sequence ATGGCCGAGAGCCAGGACGACAGCGGTGTGCTTCCGCCGCCGCGGCCCCTGGACGCCATCGATCAGGACATCCTGCGCATGCTCCAGGCGGACGGCCGCGCCTCGATACGGTCCGTCGCCGACCGGGTCCACGTCTCGCGCGCCAACGCCTACGCCCGTATCAACCGGCTCGTCGAGGACGGCGTCATCCGCGGCTTCGGCGCCCGCGTCAACCACGAGCGGGCGGGTCAGGGCACGTCCGCGTACATCACGCTGAAGATCGTGCAGAACTCCTGGCGCACCGTGCGCGAGGAGCTCAGGCAGCTGCCCGGCGCGTCCCACATCGCCCTGGTGGGCGGCGACTTCGACGTGCTGCTGCTGGTGCACGTGTCCGACAACCGCGCGCTGCGCGAGCTGGTGCTGACCCGGCTCCAGGCGATCCCGCAGGTCCTCAGCACGCGCACGCTGCTGGTGTTCGAGGAGGAGGACCTGGAGCCGCAGGGCTAG
- the paaN gene encoding phenylacetic acid degradation protein PaaN: MTAALSAHELIARHRSTLDQALEAIRTRAYWSPHPEHPKAYGENGSLDAASGKAAFDALLGSRLDLGQPGTDDWVGGERSPYGVDLGVTYPHADLDVLLPAMKAGQRAWRDAGAEQRAVVCLEILKRISDRTHEFAHAVMHTSGQAFMMAFQAGGPHAQDRGLEAVAYAYVEQVRTPDNAEWAKPQGKRDPLAMNKQFTPVPRGIALMIGCNTFPTWNGYPGLFASLATGNAVLVKPHPRAVLPLALTVQVAREVLAEAGFDPNLVALAAERPGEGIAKTLALRPEIRIIDYTGSTEFGDWLEANARQAQVYTEKAGVNTVVVHSTSDYKGMLANLAFSLSLYSGQMCTTPQNLLVPREGISTDQGPKSYDEVVADLAQSVDGLLGDDARANALLGAIVNPDVKARLEAAAGLGEVALASREITNPDFPGAVVRTPVIVKLDGAKPDDEAAYMSECFGPVSFAVAVDSAEDAAELLRRTVREKGAMTVGAYTTDPEVEQAVQEVCLEEAAQLSLNLTGGVYVNQTAAFSDFHGSGGNPAASAALCDGAFVANRFRVVEVRRDA; this comes from the coding sequence ATGACCGCCGCACTCTCGGCGCACGAGCTGATCGCCCGGCACCGGTCCACCCTCGACCAGGCGCTGGAAGCGATCCGCACGCGCGCCTACTGGTCCCCGCACCCCGAGCACCCCAAGGCCTACGGGGAGAACGGCAGCCTGGACGCGGCGTCGGGCAAGGCCGCCTTCGACGCCCTGCTCGGCTCCCGCCTCGACCTCGGCCAGCCGGGCACGGACGACTGGGTCGGCGGCGAGAGGTCCCCGTACGGCGTCGACCTGGGCGTGACGTACCCGCACGCGGACCTCGACGTGCTGCTGCCCGCCATGAAGGCCGGCCAGCGGGCCTGGCGGGACGCGGGTGCGGAGCAGCGCGCCGTGGTCTGCCTGGAGATCCTCAAGCGCATCAGCGACCGGACGCACGAGTTCGCGCACGCGGTCATGCACACCTCCGGCCAGGCGTTCATGATGGCGTTCCAGGCGGGCGGGCCGCACGCGCAGGACCGCGGCCTGGAGGCGGTGGCCTACGCCTACGTCGAGCAGGTGCGCACGCCGGACAACGCCGAGTGGGCCAAGCCCCAGGGCAAGCGCGACCCGCTGGCCATGAACAAGCAGTTCACGCCGGTCCCGCGGGGCATCGCCCTGATGATCGGCTGCAACACCTTCCCGACGTGGAACGGCTACCCGGGCCTGTTCGCCTCCCTCGCCACCGGCAACGCGGTCCTGGTCAAGCCCCACCCGCGCGCGGTGCTGCCGCTCGCCCTCACCGTGCAGGTCGCGCGCGAGGTGCTCGCGGAGGCCGGCTTCGACCCGAACCTGGTGGCGCTGGCCGCCGAGCGCCCCGGCGAGGGCATCGCCAAGACCCTCGCGCTGCGCCCCGAGATCCGCATCATCGACTACACGGGCTCGACCGAGTTCGGCGACTGGCTGGAGGCCAACGCCCGCCAGGCGCAGGTCTACACGGAGAAGGCCGGCGTCAACACGGTCGTCGTCCACTCCACCTCCGACTACAAGGGCATGCTCGCCAACCTGGCGTTCTCGCTGTCCCTGTACAGCGGCCAGATGTGCACGACCCCGCAGAACCTCCTCGTCCCCCGCGAGGGCATCTCCACGGACCAGGGCCCCAAGTCCTACGACGAGGTGGTCGCGGACCTCGCCCAGTCCGTCGACGGGCTGCTCGGCGACGACGCCCGGGCCAACGCGCTGCTCGGCGCGATCGTCAACCCGGACGTGAAGGCCCGGCTGGAGGCGGCGGCGGGTCTCGGCGAGGTCGCCCTGGCCTCCCGCGAGATCACCAACCCGGACTTCCCCGGGGCGGTCGTCCGCACGCCGGTGATCGTGAAGCTGGACGGCGCCAAGCCGGACGACGAGGCCGCCTACATGAGCGAGTGCTTCGGACCGGTGTCCTTCGCCGTCGCGGTCGACTCGGCCGAGGACGCGGCGGAGCTGCTGCGGCGCACCGTCCGCGAGAAGGGCGCGATGACCGTCGGGGCGTACACGACCGACCCGGAGGTCGAGCAGGCCGTGCAGGAGGTCTGCCTGGAGGAGGCGGCGCAGCTGTCGCTGAACCTCACGGGCGGGGTCTATGTGAACCAGACGGCCGCGTTCTCCGACTTCCACGGGTCCGGTGGCAACCCGGCGGCCAGTGCGGCGCTGTGCGACGGGGCGTTCGTGGCCAACCGGTTCCGGGTGGTCGAGGTGCGCCGGGACGCGTAG
- a CDS encoding DUF5819 family protein gives MGPAAPSASLGPAAPSASPAPAAPSASPAPPVVVSPAPPAPSASPAPRAPITSPAPPEPYPPGEPRTGIAVLSPRYQVGVALALAVVAIGVCVHIGMTFLHVAPANTVTREHGKAVDDWIYPEFEQNWKLFAPNPLQQNISIQVRAGIRGPDGMTLTTGWYDLSAEDGRAIDGNLLPSHTQQNELRRAWDFFVATHDSENRPVGLRGSLSESYLRRITVLRLGRDDAVRAATGSSGVIERVQVRSRTSNVPPPGWSREKVSTTPSYRELPWWRVPRDEARGGVR, from the coding sequence CTGGGACCGGCGGCGCCGAGCGCCTCACTGGGACCGGCGGCGCCGAGCGCCTCACCGGCACCGGCGGCGCCGAGCGCCTCACCGGCACCACCTGTGGTTGTGTCACCGGCACCACCTGCGCCGAGCGCCTCACCGGCACCCCGCGCGCCCATCACCTCCCCCGCACCGCCCGAGCCGTACCCGCCCGGTGAACCCCGTACCGGCATCGCCGTGCTGTCCCCCCGCTATCAGGTCGGGGTCGCCCTGGCTCTCGCGGTCGTCGCCATCGGCGTGTGTGTGCACATAGGGATGACGTTCCTGCATGTCGCGCCGGCGAACACGGTCACCCGGGAGCACGGCAAGGCCGTGGACGACTGGATCTATCCGGAGTTCGAGCAGAACTGGAAGCTGTTCGCGCCGAACCCGCTCCAGCAGAACATCTCGATCCAGGTCCGTGCCGGGATCCGGGGGCCGGACGGCATGACGCTGACCACCGGCTGGTACGACCTGTCCGCCGAGGACGGCCGCGCCATCGACGGCAATCTGCTGCCCAGCCACACCCAGCAGAACGAGCTGCGCCGCGCCTGGGACTTCTTCGTCGCCACGCACGACAGCGAGAACCGCCCGGTGGGCCTGCGCGGCTCGCTCTCGGAGTCGTACCTGCGCCGGATCACGGTGCTGCGCCTCGGCCGCGACGACGCGGTGCGGGCCGCGACCGGGAGTTCCGGGGTCATCGAGCGGGTGCAGGTGCGGTCCCGGACCAGCAACGTGCCGCCGCCCGGGTGGAGCCGGGAGAAGGTCTCGACGACACCGTCCTACCGGGAGCTGCCGTGGTGGAGGGTCCCGCGGGACGAGGCCCGGGGAGGCGTGCGGTGA
- a CDS encoding 3-hydroxyacyl-CoA dehydrogenase translates to MTALDLSSPVAVVGTGTMGQGIAQVALVAGHPVRLYDTLPGRAREAADAIGARLDRLVEKERLSDAERDAARARLLPAEDLPELADCALVVEAVLERLDVKQDLFRALEGIVADDCLLATNTSSLSVTAIGGALRNPGRLVGLHFFNPAPLLPLVEVVSGFATDVSSATRAYETARAWGKTPVACADTPGFIVNRIARPFYAEAFAVHEAQVADPATIDAVLRESGGFRMGAFELTDLIGQDVNESVTRSVWQSFFQDVRFTPSLAQRRLVESGRLGRKTGHGWYDHGEGAERPEPDTADKRQPPAYVVAEGDLGPASELLELIREAGIPVRDEGDDEEQGACLLLPSGGRLVLADGQTAGEYRDFVYFDLALDYRTAGRIALSASQDTSPQVLAEAIGLFQALGKQVSVIGDVPGMIVARTVARIIDLAHDAVAKGVATEEDIDTAMRLGVNYPLGPFEWSRRLGRTWAYVLLDDLHRRDPSGRYAPSLALYRHAHASDSREGTS, encoded by the coding sequence ATGACAGCACTCGACCTCAGCAGCCCCGTGGCCGTCGTCGGCACCGGCACCATGGGCCAGGGAATCGCCCAGGTCGCGCTGGTCGCGGGCCATCCGGTACGGCTGTACGACACCCTCCCCGGGCGGGCCCGGGAGGCGGCCGACGCGATCGGTGCCCGCCTGGACCGGCTCGTCGAGAAGGAGCGGCTCAGCGACGCCGAGCGCGACGCCGCCCGCGCCCGGCTGCTGCCCGCCGAGGACCTCCCCGAGCTCGCCGACTGCGCCCTCGTCGTCGAGGCCGTGCTGGAGCGGCTGGACGTCAAACAGGACCTGTTCCGCGCGCTGGAGGGCATCGTCGCCGACGACTGCCTGCTCGCCACCAACACCTCGTCGCTGTCCGTCACCGCCATCGGCGGCGCCCTGCGCAACCCCGGCCGGCTCGTCGGCCTGCACTTCTTCAACCCCGCGCCACTGCTGCCGCTGGTCGAGGTGGTCTCCGGCTTCGCCACGGACGTCTCGTCGGCCACGCGCGCGTACGAGACCGCCCGCGCCTGGGGCAAGACACCCGTCGCGTGCGCGGACACCCCCGGCTTCATCGTCAACCGCATCGCCCGGCCCTTCTACGCCGAGGCCTTCGCGGTCCACGAGGCGCAGGTCGCCGACCCGGCCACCATCGACGCCGTGCTGCGCGAGTCGGGCGGCTTCCGGATGGGCGCCTTCGAGCTGACCGACCTGATCGGCCAGGACGTCAACGAGTCAGTCACCCGGTCGGTCTGGCAGTCCTTCTTCCAGGACGTGCGCTTCACGCCGTCCCTCGCCCAGCGGCGCCTGGTGGAGTCCGGCCGGCTCGGCCGTAAGACCGGCCACGGCTGGTACGACCACGGGGAGGGCGCCGAGCGCCCCGAGCCGGACACCGCCGACAAGCGGCAGCCGCCCGCGTACGTCGTCGCCGAGGGCGACCTGGGCCCGGCGTCCGAACTGCTCGAGCTGATCCGCGAGGCGGGCATCCCGGTCCGTGACGAGGGCGACGACGAGGAGCAGGGGGCGTGTCTGCTCCTCCCGAGCGGCGGCCGGCTCGTCCTGGCCGACGGGCAGACCGCCGGGGAGTACCGGGACTTCGTCTACTTCGACCTCGCGCTGGACTACCGCACGGCCGGCCGGATCGCCCTGTCCGCCTCCCAGGACACCTCCCCGCAGGTCCTCGCCGAGGCCATCGGCCTCTTCCAGGCGCTCGGCAAGCAGGTCAGCGTCATCGGCGACGTCCCCGGCATGATCGTCGCCCGCACGGTCGCCCGGATCATCGACCTGGCGCACGACGCGGTCGCCAAGGGCGTGGCCACCGAGGAGGACATCGACACCGCGATGCGCCTCGGCGTCAACTACCCGCTGGGCCCCTTCGAGTGGAGCCGCCGTCTCGGCCGCACCTGGGCCTACGTGCTCCTGGACGACCTGCACCGGCGCGACCCCTCGGGCCGCTACGCGCCGTCCCTGGCCCTGTACCGCCACGCCCACGCCTCCGACTCGCGGGAGGGCACCTCATGA
- the pdhA gene encoding pyruvate dehydrogenase (acetyl-transferring) E1 component subunit alpha codes for MTVMEQRGAYKPTPPPAWQPRTDPAPLLPDAEPYRVLGTEAAAKADPELLRTLYAQLVKGRRYNAQATALTKQGRLAVYPSTTGQEACEVAAALVLEEQDWLFPSYRDTLAVVARGVDPVEALTLLRGDWHTGYDPYEHRVAPLCTPLATQLPHAVGLAHAARLKGDDVVALAMVGDGGTSEGDFHEALNFAAVWQAPVVFLVQNNGFAISVPLAKQTAAPSLAHKAVGYGMPGRLVDGNDAAAVHEVLSDAVRHARAGGGPTLVEAITYRVDAHTNADDATRYRGDAEVETWREHDPIRLLERELTGRGLLDEAGIEAARQDAETMAAALREHMNQDPALDPMDLFTHVYAEPTPQLREQRDQLRAELEAEADTEGGTHR; via the coding sequence ATGACGGTCATGGAGCAGCGGGGCGCGTACAAGCCGACCCCGCCGCCCGCCTGGCAGCCCCGGACGGATCCCGCGCCGCTGCTGCCCGACGCGGAGCCGTACCGCGTCCTCGGCACCGAGGCGGCCGCGAAGGCCGACCCCGAGCTGCTGAGGACGCTGTACGCGCAGCTGGTGAAGGGCCGCCGCTACAACGCGCAGGCCACCGCCCTCACCAAGCAGGGCCGTCTGGCGGTCTACCCCTCCACCACCGGCCAGGAGGCCTGCGAGGTCGCCGCCGCGCTCGTGCTGGAGGAGCAGGACTGGCTCTTCCCGAGCTACCGCGACACCCTCGCCGTCGTGGCCCGCGGCGTGGACCCCGTCGAGGCGCTCACCCTGCTGCGCGGCGACTGGCACACCGGCTACGACCCCTACGAGCACCGGGTCGCCCCCCTGTGCACCCCCCTCGCCACCCAGCTGCCGCACGCCGTCGGTCTCGCGCACGCCGCCCGCCTCAAGGGCGACGACGTGGTCGCGCTGGCCATGGTCGGCGACGGCGGCACCAGCGAGGGCGACTTCCACGAGGCGCTGAACTTCGCCGCCGTCTGGCAGGCCCCGGTCGTCTTCCTCGTGCAGAACAACGGCTTCGCGATCTCCGTCCCGCTGGCCAAGCAGACCGCGGCCCCGTCGCTGGCCCACAAGGCCGTCGGCTACGGCATGCCCGGCCGCCTGGTCGACGGCAACGACGCCGCCGCCGTGCACGAGGTCCTCTCCGACGCCGTGCGCCACGCCCGCGCGGGCGGCGGTCCCACCCTGGTCGAGGCGATCACCTACCGCGTCGACGCCCACACCAACGCCGACGACGCGACCCGCTACCGCGGCGACGCCGAGGTCGAGACCTGGCGCGAGCACGACCCGATCCGCCTGCTGGAGCGCGAGCTGACCGGGCGCGGCCTGCTCGACGAGGCCGGCATCGAGGCCGCCCGCCAGGACGCCGAGACCATGGCGGCGGCCCTGCGCGAGCACATGAACCAGGACCCGGCCCTGGACCCGATGGACCTGTTCACCCACGTCTACGCCGAGCCCACCCCGCAGCTGCGCGAGCAGCGGGACCAGCTGCGGGCCGAACTGGAGGCCGAGGCCGACACCGAGGGGGGCACGCACCGATGA
- a CDS encoding HTTM domain-containing protein, with amino-acid sequence MNRFSLAVSGGIARVTEAALGPCQTAVIRIGFSATWLLFLLREFPHRHELYGPGGPWSWDLAQQLVGSNGSFTVLMWSDGRVWFEIVYALAVLSAVLLMLGWRTRTMAVLFMVGVLSLQNRSVFMGDGGDNVLHLMSIYLVFTRCAQVWSLDARRAVRERAARARGERVTDRTGPALWGVLGFVLVAVTLVGRMQGDWLIPALLWTVWVVQALWWLVGRRAGTGEPRIMLDVIANVVHNGALLVIMAEACLIYATAGWYKIQGSRWQDGTAVYYPLHLEYFSPWPALADLLSASGTMVMLVTYGTVLVQVAFPFTLFNRRVKNVLLAVMMTEHAVIAVVLGLPFFSLAMIAADAVFLPTGFLRRLADLAARARDRLRRGSGPAPLPGQRTEGSSEVTHVGFGA; translated from the coding sequence GTGAACCGCTTCTCGCTGGCCGTCTCGGGCGGTATCGCCCGCGTCACCGAGGCGGCCCTCGGCCCCTGCCAGACGGCCGTCATCCGGATCGGCTTCAGCGCCACCTGGCTGTTGTTCCTGCTCCGTGAGTTCCCCCACCGCCACGAGCTCTACGGTCCCGGCGGTCCCTGGAGCTGGGACCTCGCCCAGCAGCTGGTCGGGTCCAACGGCTCGTTCACCGTCCTGATGTGGTCGGACGGCCGGGTCTGGTTCGAGATCGTCTACGCGCTGGCGGTCCTCTCCGCCGTGCTGCTGATGCTGGGCTGGCGCACCCGCACCATGGCGGTGCTGTTCATGGTCGGCGTGCTGTCGCTGCAGAACCGCAGCGTCTTCATGGGCGACGGCGGCGACAACGTGCTGCACCTGATGTCGATCTACCTGGTGTTCACGCGGTGCGCCCAGGTGTGGTCGCTGGACGCCCGGCGGGCCGTGCGGGAGAGGGCGGCCCGTGCGCGGGGCGAGCGGGTCACGGACCGGACCGGCCCGGCTCTGTGGGGCGTGCTCGGTTTCGTGCTGGTCGCGGTCACCCTGGTCGGCCGGATGCAGGGCGACTGGCTGATACCGGCGCTGTTGTGGACGGTGTGGGTCGTGCAGGCCCTGTGGTGGCTGGTCGGGCGCAGGGCCGGGACCGGTGAGCCGCGGATCATGCTGGACGTGATCGCCAACGTCGTGCACAACGGCGCCCTGCTCGTGATCATGGCCGAGGCCTGTCTGATCTACGCGACGGCCGGCTGGTACAAGATCCAGGGATCGCGCTGGCAGGACGGCACCGCGGTCTACTACCCGCTCCACCTGGAGTACTTCTCGCCCTGGCCCGCCCTCGCCGATCTGCTGTCGGCCAGCGGCACGATGGTGATGCTGGTGACCTATGGGACGGTCCTGGTGCAGGTCGCCTTCCCGTTCACCCTGTTCAACCGGCGGGTGAAGAACGTCCTGCTGGCGGTGATGATGACCGAGCACGCCGTGATCGCCGTGGTCCTGGGGCTGCCGTTCTTCTCACTGGCGATGATCGCGGCGGACGCGGTGTTCCTGCCGACGGGCTTCCTGCGCCGGCTGGCCGACCTGGCGGCACGCGCGCGTGACCGGCTCCGGCGCGGGAGCGGGCCCGCGCCCCTGCCCGGGCAGCGCACCGAGGGGAGCTCCGAGGTCACGCACGTAGGCTTCGGGGCATGA